GCTACCACGCCTGGGCCTACCGCGGGAACGGGCACATCTCGCAGATCCCCTACCTTCCGAAGGGCTGCGAGCGGCCGCCGCGCGGGGTGCGGTCGTTCCCGGTGCGGGAGGCGTACGGCCTGGTGTTCGTCTTCCCCGGCGATCCGGCGAAGGCCGATTCGGCGCCCTTCCCGGTGCTGCCGGAGTACGACTCGCCCGCGCACCGCACGATGACGTTCTCGCGCACGGTGCGGTGCCACTACTCGTTCATGCACGAGAACCTGCTGGACATGAACCACCAGTTCCTGCACCGAGGCGTGCTGGGCAGGATCCAGCCCGAGCTGCTCGGCTACGAGAGCGGCCCGGACTCCGTGGAGGCGCGCTACCTCTTCGTGCCGGCCGGAGGCAGGAAGGACCGCGGCGCCGGCCTGCTGTCCGCCGAGGGGTTCGGCGGCAAGCAGAGCCCGGACGTCATCACCATCCGCACCGGGTACCCCTACCAGACCCTGCACGACGTCCCGGAGAGTGCCGAGCTCCCCGCCTTCTCGCTCTGGGCGGCCTACGTGCCGGAGGACGCCGAGCAGCGCACCAACCACGCCTACGGGCTGCTGATGATCGCCAAGCCGCCCGTCCCCGGGGCGCTCCACCTGGCCTGGCCGTTCATCCGGCGGTTCACCGAGCGGGTGTTCGCCCAGGACAGGACGGCCGTCGAGGCCGAGCAGCGGGCCTGGGACGAGCAGGGCGGCGACCGCAACCACGAGGTGTTCCCGCTGATCCTGGACGTCCGGGACGTGCTGCGCAGCAACGGCGTGCCGATCCGGTCCCACACACCCGTCAACGGCTCGACCGAGCGGAGGCGTCCGTGAAGGATCTCAAGTTCGAGCAGAAGCGCTCGCTGTCGCGGATCGAGGCCGCGGCGCAGCTGGAGGCGCTGGCGGCCGCGCTGCGGCACGGCGGTTCGGCGGAGTTGGAACTCGGCCCCGGGGTGCTGACGCTGCGCGTTCCCGACGAGCTGCACACCGAGCTGGAGGTGGAGGCGGGCGAGGGCGAGATCGAGTTGGAGATCGAGCTGAAGTGGTCGACCGAGGCCGACTGACGGCCCGGCCCACCACTGAAACCCAACGAGTCGTCAAGTAGGTCGAGTTGGGACCGTCGGGAGTCGCGGGAAGGCCGCGACTCCGCCGGCCCCTGTCCGTCCGCCCCGTGGATCACGCCTTACCACACGATCCGCATCCCTTGCGGCGATCCCGCCGGAATCC
This genomic window from Streptomyces sp. TLI_235 contains:
- a CDS encoding amphi-Trp domain-containing protein — protein: MKDLKFEQKRSLSRIEAAAQLEALAAALRHGGSAELELGPGVLTLRVPDELHTELEVEAGEGEIELEIELKWSTEAD
- a CDS encoding phenylpropionate dioxygenase-like ring-hydroxylating dioxygenase large terminal subunit, whose product is MTEARPGTDRHVTDGTSRFPARPEGDRREAAADLRRVGINPDFWYPVALSRKIAKQRTFPAVFAGERIALYRGRSGRVYALEDRCAHRQVPLSMGVVEDEILRCCYHAWAYRGNGHISQIPYLPKGCERPPRGVRSFPVREAYGLVFVFPGDPAKADSAPFPVLPEYDSPAHRTMTFSRTVRCHYSFMHENLLDMNHQFLHRGVLGRIQPELLGYESGPDSVEARYLFVPAGGRKDRGAGLLSAEGFGGKQSPDVITIRTGYPYQTLHDVPESAELPAFSLWAAYVPEDAEQRTNHAYGLLMIAKPPVPGALHLAWPFIRRFTERVFAQDRTAVEAEQRAWDEQGGDRNHEVFPLILDVRDVLRSNGVPIRSHTPVNGSTERRRP